One genomic segment of Planctomycetaceae bacterium includes these proteins:
- a CDS encoding DUF1501 domain-containing protein, whose translation MDTRTELMLNLTRRRLLGQGFNALGLAALTRLTGGSASAADAAAATADAAAAGEAPPARNGLPGIPHHTPTAKRVIYLFMSGGPAQHDLYDYKPELDKLFDKDLPDSVRRGQRFTTMTSGQKRFPIAPSMFKFQQHGESAAWVSELLPHTAEVVDDLSFLRSVYTNAINHDPAMTFIQTGRELPGWPSLGSWLSYGLGTSTENLPNYVVMTPTWTGRKSAQALFSRLWGTGFLPSKLQGVALRAKGDPVLFLSDPPGVDRTTRRTMLDGLSELNHLQFEQTHDPETNARIAQYEMAFRMQSSVPELTDFSQESKETLDMYGPDIQTPGTFAASCLLARRMAERGVQCIQIFHRGWDQTPTCRATSATSAATSTSRRALIQDLKQRDMLKDTLIVWGGEFGRTVYCQGTLARDNYGRDHHPRCFTMWMAGGGIQGGRSLGATDDFSYNVIEDPVKISDINHTILYWPGNRQSPFVGQISGSGRTHHGRGRFPPAGRIPRVRTSIVGKSLRSGQNDCRSAAAKSAALTTSNSRPSGFA comes from the coding sequence ATGGATACGCGTACCGAACTGATGCTGAACCTCACTCGGAGGCGACTGCTGGGACAGGGCTTCAACGCTCTGGGCCTGGCGGCTTTGACCAGGCTGACCGGCGGCAGCGCAAGTGCCGCGGACGCCGCTGCGGCCACTGCGGACGCTGCTGCAGCAGGCGAGGCACCGCCGGCGCGCAATGGTCTGCCCGGCATTCCGCATCACACGCCGACCGCAAAGCGAGTGATCTATCTGTTCATGAGCGGCGGGCCCGCTCAGCACGATCTGTACGACTACAAGCCGGAACTGGACAAGCTGTTTGATAAGGATCTGCCCGATTCGGTCCGGCGGGGACAGCGCTTCACCACGATGACGTCCGGGCAGAAGCGATTTCCCATCGCGCCGTCGATGTTCAAATTTCAGCAGCACGGCGAATCGGCTGCGTGGGTCAGCGAACTGCTGCCGCACACCGCCGAAGTCGTGGATGATCTGTCGTTTCTACGGTCCGTGTACACGAATGCGATCAACCACGACCCCGCGATGACGTTCATTCAGACGGGACGTGAACTTCCGGGATGGCCGAGCCTCGGATCGTGGCTGTCCTACGGTCTGGGCACGTCAACGGAGAACCTGCCCAACTACGTCGTGATGACGCCGACCTGGACGGGGCGCAAGAGTGCTCAGGCGCTGTTTTCACGTCTGTGGGGAACCGGCTTTCTGCCGTCGAAACTGCAGGGAGTCGCGCTGCGTGCCAAGGGTGATCCGGTTCTGTTTCTCTCGGATCCGCCGGGCGTCGACCGGACGACGCGGCGCACGATGCTGGATGGGCTGAGCGAACTGAATCACCTGCAGTTCGAACAGACGCATGATCCCGAAACGAACGCCCGTATTGCCCAGTACGAAATGGCGTTTCGTATGCAGTCGTCCGTTCCGGAGCTGACGGATTTTTCTCAGGAGTCAAAAGAGACTTTGGACATGTACGGCCCGGACATCCAGACTCCCGGCACGTTCGCCGCCAGTTGCCTGCTGGCGCGGCGAATGGCGGAACGCGGCGTGCAGTGCATTCAGATCTTCCACCGCGGCTGGGACCAGACACCGACCTGCCGCGCGACATCCGCAACCAGTGCCGCGACATCGACCAGCCGACGCGCACTGATCCAGGACCTGAAGCAGCGTGACATGCTGAAGGACACGCTGATTGTCTGGGGCGGCGAATTCGGCCGCACGGTGTATTGTCAGGGCACACTGGCGCGGGACAACTACGGTCGCGACCATCATCCCCGGTGTTTCACGATGTGGATGGCGGGCGGCGGCATTCAGGGCGGTCGATCCCTCGGAGCAACCGACGATTTCAGTTACAACGTGATCGAAGACCCGGTCAAGATTTCCGACATCAATCACACGATTCTGTACTGGCCTGGGAATCGACAATCGCCGTTTGTCGGTCAAATTTCAGGGTCTGGACGCACGCATCACGGGCGTGGAAGATTCCCGCCTGCTGGAAGAATTCCTCGCGTGAGAACTTCGATCGTCGGGAAATCTCTGCGATCCGGTCAGAACGACTGCCGGTCTGCAGCAGCGAAATCAGCAGCGCTGACGACGTCGAATTCCAGACCGTCGGGATTCGCCTGA
- a CDS encoding PA14 domain-containing protein: protein MRNPLLSCACLFVALTCSLSSAFAQSEMLDLNRGDHIAIIGNTLADRMQHFGWTETMLQTRFPQHELVVRNLGFSGDTLTTRPRSQNFGTPDEWLTKVEADVIFAFFGYNESFAGETGLPQFRDDLKAFIDHTLSQQYNGESAPRLVLFSPIAHENLRSRLLPDGTENNQRLEMYSAAMSAVAEEKGVPFVDLFAASKTSYSQTNDHSSPLRPDPQKPPGAVTGRNPAGSASFTINGVHATDQGYQMLATVMDRTLFGSGNADRDSSRDQTVCQAVREKNHVWHNIYRATDGFSVFGGRSGLQFVDGQTNFEVMQRELEMLNVMTSNRDKVIWAAAGASEITPDDSNLPAAIPVQTNKAGTLDGGLHRFLGGEEAIEQMTMHQGMEANLFASEEQFPELVNPVQSAVDADGRLWVAAWPSYPHWNPREALNDKLLILPDDDGDGRADRCITFADGLHNPTGFEFWNGGVLLAQAPDIFFLKDTDGDDRADIRLRMFHGIDSADTHHTANSFVMDPAGRFYFSRGIFHFTNMETPTQIFRSDSGRCGVFQFDPLTWEVKHHFQIGPNPHGDTFDQWGNQFATDGTGGTGNYIGFPGRGAPKQLYEKRVRPVPAITILDSDHFPDQLRGNLLIANVIGFQGITQYRFSNDGASMHATEVEPIVYSTDPNFRPSDMEIGGDGALYVLDWQNPLIGHMQHNLRDPSRDHLHGRVYRITASGRELMPVAKFRGKPIADVVRVLASDTLSERYRARLELTDRDSQEVLAAVDEWAAGFDALDTAHARDLTEALWVYQQKRVPNRDLLHRVLSSPEPNARAAAVRVLTEWGMAPDFRLPPAESVADAIRRLANDASPLVRAQAVIAAVEVNPPNAAEVLFAAMQHPTDLQIDFNLAEAKRSIDLNAYIREQLAAGRQLSPAARAYAIANAGVDDLLKLQRTEDVYRAILTREDVPLAALQESLAGLATLKQTPEIEQLFGLIEELNDEANANVLGSLSRLLSSRTPEELRRVRDRIVSLALDGKSAEAREVAFASWITADGNGTAAFAAVADNDKRTAELLRSVPLVAMDVQPELLPGIRRLIAKLPGSVGNQPLSEPGIRVEYFHPSPSNVAVETLANMTPQSQAIVPDIRMEVPILKQRDQFALRFTGSLRIEQPGRYSFFTTSDDGSRLYIGSELVVNNDGLHGMSSKRGRTRLAAGLHPITVTYFDNGGGDGLQVEWEGPGFSRQPIPASALVVASEETMQELAIRSLMQIPGFEKEKAGNLIGLIRDGQSLNTAMTSLAAISADFWPQQQLGQAAQGLTRYIADTDPRQRNSSDATRAFALARQVAEHLPADTGKQRLLRRLDELAVPLIEIGTVPERMIYSKEILAVQSGRPVEFMLTNADNMPHNFAVLKPGTLEAVGELAEATGREPDAAARNFIPETDDILESSKLLQPGQSDRVFLEVPTETGIYPYVCTYPGHWRRMYGALYVVDDLRAYEADPAAWLSAHSMEMKDELLKYLGRNTEWKLADLQADTDHLMHRANNFKLGQQLFKVASCVGCHRLNDQGANIGPDLTKLPKEYTATDVLDHMLNPSKKIDEKYQSNIFILSSGKTVTGLVVKETDDEVTLVDNPSDPEKTTTISKSDIDEREISKVSIMPQGVLNKLTKAEILDLLAYVVSRGDQNNELFEGDHDHQH from the coding sequence GTGAGAAACCCGCTGCTTAGCTGTGCGTGCCTGTTCGTCGCGCTCACCTGTTCGCTGTCATCAGCTTTCGCCCAGTCGGAAATGCTGGACCTGAACAGGGGCGACCACATTGCGATCATTGGCAATACGCTGGCCGATCGCATGCAGCATTTCGGCTGGACCGAAACCATGCTGCAGACGCGTTTCCCTCAGCATGAACTGGTTGTCCGCAACCTTGGTTTCAGCGGTGATACGCTGACGACGCGGCCCCGCTCGCAGAACTTTGGCACTCCTGACGAGTGGCTGACAAAGGTTGAGGCTGACGTTATTTTCGCATTCTTCGGTTACAACGAATCATTCGCGGGCGAGACCGGTTTGCCGCAATTTCGTGACGACCTGAAAGCCTTCATCGACCATACACTCAGTCAGCAATACAACGGCGAATCGGCTCCCAGGCTGGTCTTGTTCAGTCCGATTGCTCACGAGAATCTCCGGAGCCGGCTGCTGCCCGACGGCACTGAAAACAACCAGCGGCTGGAAATGTACTCCGCCGCGATGAGCGCCGTTGCGGAAGAGAAAGGCGTTCCGTTCGTCGATCTGTTTGCGGCGTCGAAAACAAGCTACTCGCAGACGAATGATCACAGCAGCCCGCTTCGTCCTGATCCGCAAAAACCGCCCGGGGCCGTAACAGGACGCAATCCGGCTGGCTCCGCTTCGTTCACGATCAACGGAGTCCACGCCACGGATCAGGGCTATCAGATGCTGGCAACTGTGATGGACAGAACGCTGTTCGGAAGCGGCAACGCTGACCGTGATTCGTCCAGGGACCAGACGGTTTGCCAGGCGGTTCGGGAAAAGAACCACGTCTGGCACAACATCTATCGGGCCACCGACGGATTCAGTGTCTTTGGCGGACGTTCCGGCCTGCAGTTCGTTGACGGTCAGACCAACTTCGAGGTCATGCAGCGCGAACTTGAGATGCTGAACGTCATGACGTCAAATCGCGACAAAGTCATCTGGGCAGCGGCCGGAGCCAGCGAAATCACACCCGACGACAGCAATCTTCCCGCTGCCATTCCCGTTCAGACCAATAAAGCGGGAACGCTGGACGGCGGGCTCCACAGATTCCTCGGAGGCGAAGAGGCCATCGAGCAGATGACGATGCACCAGGGCATGGAAGCAAACCTGTTTGCGTCCGAAGAGCAGTTCCCGGAGCTTGTCAATCCGGTCCAGAGCGCCGTTGACGCCGACGGACGCCTGTGGGTTGCCGCATGGCCTTCGTACCCGCACTGGAATCCCCGCGAAGCACTGAACGACAAGCTGCTGATCCTGCCCGACGACGATGGTGACGGCCGGGCCGACCGCTGTATCACCTTCGCCGACGGTCTGCACAATCCAACGGGCTTCGAATTCTGGAACGGCGGCGTCCTGCTGGCACAGGCTCCAGACATCTTCTTCCTGAAGGACACCGACGGTGACGACCGGGCCGATATCCGGCTTCGGATGTTTCACGGAATTGACTCCGCCGACACGCACCACACCGCGAACAGTTTTGTGATGGACCCTGCCGGCCGGTTCTATTTCTCGCGCGGCATCTTTCACTTTACGAATATGGAAACTCCCACGCAGATCTTTCGGTCCGACAGTGGTCGCTGCGGCGTGTTTCAGTTCGATCCTCTGACGTGGGAAGTGAAGCATCATTTTCAGATCGGCCCCAATCCACACGGCGACACGTTCGACCAGTGGGGCAATCAGTTTGCCACCGACGGAACCGGCGGCACCGGAAACTATATCGGTTTTCCCGGCCGTGGAGCTCCGAAGCAGCTGTACGAGAAGCGGGTGCGTCCGGTTCCCGCCATCACAATCCTCGACAGCGACCACTTCCCGGATCAGCTTCGCGGCAACCTGCTGATTGCCAATGTCATCGGGTTTCAGGGAATCACACAGTATCGCTTCAGCAACGACGGCGCATCCATGCATGCCACGGAAGTGGAGCCGATTGTGTATTCCACCGATCCGAATTTCCGCCCGAGCGACATGGAAATCGGTGGCGACGGAGCTCTGTACGTTCTTGACTGGCAGAACCCGCTGATCGGTCACATGCAACACAACCTGCGTGACCCCAGCAGAGACCACCTGCATGGCCGCGTCTATCGGATCACGGCGTCGGGACGTGAACTGATGCCGGTGGCGAAGTTTCGCGGGAAGCCGATTGCTGACGTCGTGCGAGTCCTTGCTTCAGACACGCTGTCGGAACGCTATCGCGCGCGCCTGGAACTCACCGACCGCGATTCTCAGGAAGTTCTTGCCGCCGTGGACGAATGGGCCGCTGGCTTTGATGCACTCGATACCGCTCACGCGCGCGATCTGACGGAAGCACTCTGGGTCTATCAACAGAAGCGGGTTCCCAATCGCGATCTGCTGCACCGAGTGCTGTCGTCACCGGAGCCCAACGCGCGAGCTGCGGCAGTTCGAGTTCTAACGGAATGGGGTATGGCCCCGGACTTCCGGCTTCCTCCTGCGGAATCCGTGGCCGATGCAATCAGACGCCTTGCCAATGACGCGAGTCCGCTTGTTCGCGCGCAGGCTGTCATTGCCGCCGTGGAAGTGAATCCGCCGAACGCCGCCGAAGTTTTGTTCGCTGCGATGCAGCATCCGACCGACCTTCAGATCGATTTCAATCTTGCCGAAGCAAAACGGTCGATCGACTTGAACGCCTACATTCGGGAACAACTGGCCGCTGGTCGGCAGCTTTCCCCGGCGGCACGGGCGTATGCGATCGCCAATGCGGGCGTCGACGACCTGCTGAAGCTGCAGCGAACCGAAGATGTCTACCGTGCAATTCTGACACGCGAAGACGTACCGCTGGCGGCCCTGCAGGAGTCGCTGGCCGGTCTGGCGACGTTGAAACAGACGCCGGAAATCGAGCAGTTGTTCGGCCTGATTGAAGAACTCAATGATGAGGCGAACGCCAACGTGCTGGGAAGTCTCAGCCGGCTGCTTTCAAGCCGGACTCCCGAAGAACTGCGGCGCGTCCGCGATCGCATTGTGTCACTGGCGCTGGACGGCAAGTCGGCCGAAGCCCGGGAGGTTGCCTTTGCTTCATGGATCACCGCCGACGGCAACGGCACCGCAGCGTTTGCCGCGGTGGCCGACAACGACAAGCGGACGGCGGAGTTGCTGCGCTCCGTTCCGCTGGTCGCAATGGACGTCCAGCCGGAACTCCTTCCGGGCATCCGGCGCCTGATTGCGAAACTTCCAGGCAGTGTGGGCAACCAGCCGCTCAGCGAGCCGGGTATCCGTGTCGAGTACTTCCATCCGTCACCGTCAAACGTGGCCGTCGAGACACTGGCAAACATGACGCCGCAATCACAAGCGATCGTTCCCGATATCCGCATGGAGGTGCCGATTCTGAAACAGCGCGACCAGTTCGCGCTGCGATTCACCGGCAGTCTTCGGATTGAGCAGCCGGGACGTTACTCCTTCTTCACGACTTCTGATGACGGTTCCCGGCTTTACATTGGCAGCGAACTGGTCGTCAACAACGACGGTCTTCACGGCATGTCGTCGAAACGCGGACGTACTCGGCTGGCCGCGGGACTGCATCCGATCACCGTCACGTATTTCGACAACGGCGGAGGCGACGGACTGCAGGTCGAATGGGAAGGTCCCGGCTTCAGCAGGCAGCCCATTCCGGCGTCCGCGCTGGTCGTCGCGTCGGAGGAAACGATGCAGGAACTCGCCATCCGCTCTCTCATGCAGATTCCCGGATTCGAAAAGGAGAAGGCCGGCAACCTGATCGGCCTGATTCGTGACGGACAGTCACTGAATACCGCCATGACATCACTGGCTGCCATCAGCGCGGATTTTTGGCCGCAGCAGCAACTGGGCCAGGCAGCTCAGGGATTGACCCGCTACATCGCGGATACCGACCCGCGGCAGCGCAATTCATCAGACGCAACTCGTGCTTTCGCGCTGGCCCGGCAGGTTGCCGAGCACCTGCCGGCCGACACCGGAAAACAACGTCTGCTGCGCCGCCTGGATGAACTGGCCGTTCCCCTGATCGAAATCGGAACAGTTCCGGAACGCATGATCTATTCGAAGGAGATCCTGGCCGTCCAGAGCGGTCGACCGGTGGAGTTTATGCTGACCAACGCCGACAACATGCCGCACAACTTCGCGGTGTTGAAGCCAGGAACTCTGGAAGCCGTCGGTGAACTGGCGGAGGCGACGGGTCGCGAACCGGACGCCGCTGCACGAAACTTCATCCCCGAAACCGATGATATCCTGGAATCCAGCAAACTGCTGCAGCCTGGTCAGAGCGACCGCGTGTTTCTGGAAGTGCCAACCGAAACCGGCATCTATCCGTACGTCTGCACGTACCCCGGACACTGGCGACGGATGTACGGGGCGCTGTACGTCGTCGACGATCTGCGCGCGTACGAAGCCGATCCCGCTGCCTGGCTGTCGGCACATTCGATGGAAATGAAGGACGAACTGCTGAAATACCTTGGTCGCAATACGGAATGGAAGCTCGCTGACCTGCAGGCGGACACCGATCATCTGATGCACCGTGCCAACAACTTCAAACTCGGCCAGCAGTTGTTCAAAGTCGCCAGTTGTGTGGGTTGTCACCGGCTGAACGATCAGGGAGCGAATATCGGCCCGGATCTGACAAAGCTGCCAAAGGAATACACGGCCACGGACGTATTGGATCACATGCTGAACCCGTCAAAAAAGATCGACGAGAAATATCAGTCCAACATCTTCATCCTGTCGTCGGGAAAGACGGTTACCGGCCTGGTCGTTAAGGAAACCGACGACGAAGTGACACTTGTCGACAATCCGTCGGACCCGGAAAAGACAACCACAATTTCCAAATCAGACATCGACGAACGCGAAATCAGCAAGGTCAGCATCATGCCCCAGGGTGTGCTGAACAAGCTGACGAAAGCGGAAATCCTGGACCTGCTCGCCTACGTGGTCTCGCGCGGAGATCAAAACAACGAACTGTTCGAAGGCGACCACGATCACCAGCACTGA
- a CDS encoding DUF1553 domain-containing protein, protein MLARLESEGLQHSPEADRVTLLRRVTFDLTGLPPTISEVDAFLADASPEAYERVVDRLLRSQRYGEHMGRYWLDAARYGDTHGLHLDNFREMWLYRDWVIKAFNDNMPFDQFTIEQLAGDLLPNPTVDQQIATGFNRCNVTTSEGGAIDEEYHVHYTVDRTATMSTVWMGVSMGCVVCHEHKFDPYAMKDFYQLYAFFNSLDGPVMDGNSKDPAPVLKVPNPQQKAELAELQQRIAELTEITTAPNPAVDDAQAAWELTIRNSAAEEPQWTVLSPDTFSSTGGATLTRLEDESVLASGENAAKDVYEFVARVDTTGLTAVRLEGLMHPSLSAEGAGRSSNSNVVLSEFEVEVASAAEPGEWEKVVLKQAWADHEQGDGDFKIANAIDGNPDTGWAIAGHQKKEDRTAIFVAESPFGHDGGSLLKIRLRHESVYAQHQFGRVRLAVTDAKQIPQIGSVSVPAEIVKLIEINSDERTAEQQQTLRDHYRSKVSTDETLRKAFVDREAARKRHSELDASLPTTLVWKDAAEPKPAYVLVRGAYDKPGEPVQRNTPAALPPLTQAAEGETPTRLHLAEWLVSDNHPLTSRVTVNRFWQQYFGTGIVETAEDFGSQGSPPSHPELLDWLAVDFRENGWNVKRLQKQIVMSSTYRQVSKLPSGGTPVDRANRLFTRGPRFRLDAEMIRDNALFLSGLLIDQVGGPSVKPYQPPGIWEAVGYTDSNTAKFQRDAGEALHRRSLYTFWKRTAPPPTMATFDAPSRETCSVRRSRTNTPLAALALMNDEQFIEASRRLAERIMKEGGTSDEDRAEFAFRLVTSRHPGDAERAVLMKVFAASLARYTADEAAAAELLNVGESPCDTSLNASQLAAWTMVANMLLNLDETITKG, encoded by the coding sequence GTGCTGGCACGACTGGAAAGCGAAGGGCTGCAGCATTCGCCGGAGGCGGACCGGGTGACGCTGCTCCGCCGAGTCACGTTCGACCTGACCGGACTTCCGCCTACCATTTCGGAAGTCGATGCTTTTCTGGCGGACGCGTCCCCGGAAGCGTACGAACGTGTCGTCGACCGCCTTCTGCGTTCGCAGCGGTATGGCGAACACATGGGACGCTACTGGCTGGATGCGGCGCGGTACGGCGACACGCACGGACTGCACCTGGACAACTTCCGGGAAATGTGGCTGTACCGTGACTGGGTCATCAAGGCCTTCAATGACAACATGCCGTTCGATCAGTTCACGATCGAACAGCTGGCCGGAGATCTGTTGCCGAATCCCACCGTCGATCAACAGATTGCCACCGGATTCAATCGCTGCAATGTGACGACCAGTGAAGGGGGAGCGATCGACGAAGAATATCACGTGCATTACACGGTCGATCGAACGGCGACGATGTCAACCGTCTGGATGGGTGTGTCCATGGGCTGCGTTGTCTGTCACGAACACAAGTTCGATCCCTACGCGATGAAGGACTTCTATCAGTTGTATGCGTTCTTCAACAGCCTCGACGGGCCGGTGATGGACGGCAACAGCAAGGATCCGGCTCCCGTTCTGAAAGTGCCGAATCCCCAGCAGAAAGCCGAACTGGCGGAATTGCAGCAGCGCATCGCCGAACTGACCGAAATCACGACGGCGCCCAATCCCGCAGTCGATGACGCCCAGGCCGCCTGGGAACTCACGATTCGCAACAGCGCAGCCGAAGAACCGCAGTGGACAGTTCTGTCGCCGGATACATTCTCATCCACTGGCGGCGCAACGCTCACCCGACTGGAAGACGAATCCGTACTGGCATCCGGCGAAAACGCGGCGAAGGACGTCTACGAATTTGTTGCTCGCGTTGATACGACCGGCCTGACGGCGGTGCGGCTGGAAGGACTGATGCATCCATCGCTGAGTGCCGAAGGAGCGGGACGCAGCAGCAACAGCAACGTGGTGTTGAGCGAATTCGAAGTGGAAGTTGCTTCGGCCGCGGAGCCCGGGGAATGGGAGAAGGTTGTTCTGAAGCAGGCGTGGGCCGATCACGAACAGGGTGACGGTGACTTCAAAATCGCCAACGCCATCGACGGCAATCCGGACACCGGCTGGGCGATCGCGGGACACCAGAAGAAGGAAGATCGCACGGCCATCTTCGTAGCTGAATCTCCGTTCGGGCACGATGGCGGGTCGCTGCTGAAGATTCGGCTGCGGCATGAATCCGTTTACGCGCAACATCAGTTTGGACGAGTGCGGCTGGCGGTGACCGACGCCAAACAGATTCCTCAGATCGGCAGCGTCAGCGTGCCGGCGGAAATCGTCAAACTGATCGAAATCAACTCCGACGAACGGACGGCCGAACAGCAGCAAACGCTGCGCGATCACTATCGCAGCAAGGTGTCCACCGATGAGACGCTTCGAAAGGCGTTTGTCGATCGGGAGGCTGCTCGCAAGCGTCACTCGGAACTGGACGCATCACTGCCAACGACTCTCGTCTGGAAGGATGCAGCGGAACCGAAACCAGCCTACGTTCTTGTGCGAGGGGCCTACGATAAACCGGGCGAACCCGTTCAGCGCAACACGCCGGCAGCTTTGCCTCCGCTGACTCAGGCAGCCGAAGGCGAAACGCCCACGCGGCTGCACCTGGCCGAATGGCTGGTGTCGGACAATCATCCGCTGACCAGTCGTGTCACCGTGAATCGCTTCTGGCAACAGTATTTCGGCACGGGCATTGTTGAGACGGCGGAAGACTTCGGATCGCAGGGGTCGCCGCCGTCGCATCCGGAACTGCTGGACTGGCTGGCGGTGGATTTCCGCGAAAACGGCTGGAACGTCAAACGGCTGCAAAAACAGATCGTGATGTCGTCGACCTATCGGCAGGTGTCGAAACTGCCGAGCGGCGGAACACCGGTCGACCGCGCGAATCGGCTGTTTACCCGCGGTCCGCGGTTTCGTCTGGACGCGGAAATGATTCGCGACAATGCCTTGTTCCTGAGCGGCCTGCTGATCGATCAGGTCGGCGGTCCCAGCGTCAAGCCGTATCAACCGCCGGGAATCTGGGAAGCCGTGGGTTACACGGACAGCAACACGGCGAAGTTCCAGCGAGATGCCGGCGAAGCGCTGCACCGCCGCAGTCTGTACACGTTCTGGAAACGGACAGCTCCGCCGCCGACGATGGCCACATTCGACGCGCCGTCGCGGGAAACGTGCAGTGTCCGGCGATCACGCACCAACACGCCACTGGCCGCGCTGGCGCTGATGAACGACGAACAGTTTATCGAAGCGTCGCGACGATTGGCGGAACGCATCATGAAGGAAGGCGGAACATCCGACGAAGACCGCGCCGAATTCGCGTTTCGCCTGGTGACATCGCGGCACCCCGGCGACGCCGAACGAGCCGTGCTGATGAAAGTCTTCGCCGCAAGTCTGGCCCGGTACACGGCCGACGAAGCGGCGGCTGCAGAACTGCTGAATGTCGGAGAATCCCCGTGCGATACATCCCTGAACGCCAGCCAGTTGGCCGCATGGACAATGGTCGCCAACATGTTGTTGAACCTGGATGAAACGATTACGAAAGGGTGA